Sequence from the Solea senegalensis isolate Sse05_10M linkage group LG1, IFAPA_SoseM_1, whole genome shotgun sequence genome:
CGCCACCAAGTTGGTGGTGGGCTGTGATAATCCTTTGCACAAAGTCTGTACGAAGGCGAGGAGGTCCGGTCTCTTCCCCGCGCTCAGAGTCTCTGACAGGGCCCAGATGTAGTTTTTAGCCAGTCTGAGAGTCTCAATCTTGGACAGTTTTTGAGTTTTGGAGTAACACGGGACAACTTTGCGCAGGCTCTCCAGCGCGGCGTTTAAGCCGTGCATCCTGCTGCGTTCGCGGGCGTTGGCTTCCATGCGCCGTAGTTTGGACCTATCCTGCTCCTTGCCGGACTTCTTTTTCCGGGGCCCCCGCTTTTTAGGAAGCCCTTCCTCGTCCTGGTCGTCGTCTCTTTCGTCCTCCTCTCTGTCGGAGATATCGTCCTCGGCCTCCCGCATCACTGGCCTGTCTGCGTTGCGCTGTCTCTCGTGCTCCAGGCTCTCAGGTAAACTGTCACGGGGATAATCGGCACCAAACCGCGGCTCACACATCATATGGGGTTCATCGAACGGCAGCGTCAACATATTTCCTGTGCGATCAAAGCAGAGACAGGATCAGACTACATACACAGCGACGTCTTTTCAAGGTTGTCACTTAATTACCTCGTGAATG
This genomic interval carries:
- the neurod6b gene encoding neurogenic differentiation factor 6-B, yielding MLTLPFDEPHMMCEPRFGADYPRDSLPESLEHERQRNADRPVMREAEDDISDREEDERDDDQDEEGLPKKRGPRKKKSGKEQDRSKLRRMEANARERSRMHGLNAALESLRKVVPCYSKTQKLSKIETLRLAKNYIWALSETLSAGKRPDLLAFVQTLCKGLSQPTTNLVAGCLQLNARNFLTDQNGEVMFPGRSPYDAMYSYPGTDMNTPPGHSSSTLDSGAKTFRHYSYSGAYEPYFENPSPESGSPHFDGQLSPPMNFNGIFSLKHEEPPDYGKGSHYGVRYCGAPGRTALAHNSMYRVSPEARFPYDLHVRSQSFQAQGEVNGSFHN